From a single Herbiconiux sp. SALV-R1 genomic region:
- the acnA gene encoding aconitate hydratase AcnA, with the protein MSAVNSFSSKDTLEVGDKSYEVYRIDKVAGHEKLPFSLKVLLENLLRTEDGANITSEHITALGSWVPTAEPDTEIQFTPARVVMQDFTGVPCIVDLATMREAVGALGGDPTKINPLAPAELVIDHSVIVDLFGSENALERNVEIEYERNGERYQFLRWGQTAFDDFKVVPPGTGIVHQVNIEYLARVTYTREVVDSFGQTVLRAYPDTCVGTDSHTTMVNGLGVLGWGVGGIEAEAAMLGQPVSMLIPKVVGFKLSGSIPAGVTATDVVLTITEMVRKHGVVGKFVEFYGEGVGQVPLANRATIGNMSPEFGSTAAMFPIDDVTLDYLRLTGRSDEQVALVEAYSKLQKLWHDPSQEPVFSEYLELDLGTVVPSISGPKRPQDRVELSVAKETFERDLANYAAADDLTVVDAAVEGTFPASDPIGFTAEDENQAHEHSHSTSHVSHAPAISKPTKVTTASGDRYTLDHGAVAVAAITSCTNTSNPSVMLAAGLLARNANKLGLKAKPWVKTTLAPGSKVVTDYYAKAGLTDDLEALGFYTVGYGCTVCIGNTGPLIDEVSAAINDNDLAVTAVLSGNRNFEGRISPDVKMNYLASPPLVIAYALAGSMNFDFETDALGQDTEGNDVFLRDIWPDSAEVQRTIDTSINTEMFDHEYSGVFDGDERWRSLPTPTGPTFEWDAESTYVRKPPYFEGMTLETTPVSDIAGARVLAKLGDSVTTDHISPAGNIKADSPAGKYLDEHGVARKDYNSYGSRRGNHEVMIRGTFANIRLKNQLLDGVEGGYTRDFTQEGGPQSFIYDASMNYQAAGIPLVIFGGKEYGSGSSRDWAAKGTSLLGVKAVIVESFERIHRSNLIGMGVVPLQFPAGESVESLGLDGTEVVSISGIEELNEGRTPKTVHVVAAPSENSPAGKETVEFDAVVRIDTPGEADYYRNGGILQYVLRSLV; encoded by the coding sequence GTGTCGGCAGTGAACAGTTTCAGCTCGAAAGACACCCTCGAAGTCGGGGACAAGTCGTACGAGGTCTACCGGATCGACAAGGTCGCCGGCCACGAGAAGCTCCCCTTCAGCTTGAAGGTGCTGCTCGAGAACCTCCTCCGCACCGAAGACGGTGCGAACATCACGTCCGAGCACATCACCGCGCTCGGCAGCTGGGTTCCCACCGCCGAGCCCGACACCGAGATCCAGTTCACCCCCGCGCGCGTGGTGATGCAGGACTTCACCGGTGTGCCCTGCATCGTCGACCTCGCCACCATGCGCGAGGCCGTCGGCGCCCTCGGCGGCGACCCCACCAAGATCAACCCGCTCGCCCCGGCCGAGCTCGTCATCGACCACTCGGTCATCGTCGACCTGTTCGGCTCCGAGAACGCCCTCGAGCGCAACGTCGAGATCGAGTACGAGCGCAACGGCGAGCGCTACCAGTTCCTCCGCTGGGGCCAGACCGCGTTCGACGACTTCAAGGTCGTGCCCCCGGGCACCGGCATCGTGCACCAGGTGAACATCGAGTACCTGGCCCGCGTCACCTACACCCGCGAGGTCGTCGACTCCTTCGGCCAGACGGTCCTCCGCGCCTACCCCGACACCTGCGTCGGCACCGACTCGCACACCACCATGGTCAACGGCCTGGGCGTGCTCGGCTGGGGCGTCGGCGGCATCGAGGCCGAGGCGGCCATGCTCGGCCAGCCCGTCTCCATGCTCATCCCGAAGGTCGTCGGCTTCAAGCTCTCCGGCTCCATCCCCGCCGGTGTCACGGCGACGGATGTGGTGCTCACCATCACCGAGATGGTGCGCAAGCACGGCGTGGTCGGCAAGTTCGTCGAGTTCTACGGCGAGGGCGTCGGCCAGGTGCCGCTCGCGAACCGCGCCACCATCGGCAACATGAGCCCCGAGTTCGGCTCCACCGCGGCCATGTTCCCCATCGACGACGTCACCCTCGACTACCTGCGCCTCACCGGCCGCAGCGACGAGCAGGTCGCCCTCGTCGAGGCCTACTCGAAGCTGCAGAAGCTCTGGCACGACCCCTCGCAGGAGCCCGTGTTCAGCGAGTACCTCGAGCTCGACCTCGGTACCGTCGTGCCGTCGATCTCCGGCCCGAAGCGCCCGCAAGACCGCGTCGAGCTCTCGGTCGCCAAGGAGACCTTCGAGCGCGACCTCGCCAACTACGCCGCGGCCGACGACCTCACCGTCGTCGACGCGGCCGTCGAGGGCACCTTCCCGGCCTCCGACCCCATCGGCTTCACCGCCGAAGACGAGAACCAAGCGCACGAGCACTCCCACTCGACGAGCCACGTGAGCCACGCTCCGGCCATCTCGAAGCCCACCAAGGTGACCACAGCATCCGGCGACCGGTACACCCTCGACCACGGCGCCGTCGCCGTCGCGGCCATCACCTCGTGCACCAACACCTCGAACCCGTCGGTGATGCTGGCGGCGGGCCTGCTCGCCCGCAACGCGAACAAGCTCGGCCTCAAGGCGAAGCCGTGGGTGAAGACCACCCTCGCTCCCGGTTCGAAGGTCGTCACCGACTACTACGCCAAGGCCGGCCTCACCGACGACCTCGAGGCCCTCGGCTTCTACACCGTGGGTTACGGATGCACGGTGTGCATCGGCAACACCGGCCCGCTGATCGACGAGGTCAGCGCCGCCATCAACGACAACGACCTCGCCGTCACCGCGGTGCTCTCGGGCAACCGCAACTTCGAGGGCCGCATCTCGCCCGACGTGAAGATGAACTACCTGGCGTCGCCCCCGCTCGTCATCGCCTACGCCCTGGCCGGGTCGATGAACTTCGACTTCGAGACCGACGCTCTCGGGCAGGACACCGAGGGCAACGACGTCTTCCTCCGCGACATCTGGCCCGACTCGGCGGAGGTGCAGCGCACGATCGACACCTCGATCAACACCGAGATGTTCGACCACGAGTACTCCGGCGTGTTCGACGGCGACGAGCGCTGGCGGTCGCTGCCGACGCCCACCGGCCCCACCTTCGAGTGGGATGCGGAGTCGACCTACGTGCGGAAGCCCCCGTACTTCGAGGGCATGACCCTCGAGACCACCCCGGTCTCCGACATCGCGGGCGCCCGGGTGCTGGCGAAGCTCGGCGACTCGGTCACCACCGACCACATCTCGCCCGCCGGCAACATCAAGGCCGACAGCCCCGCCGGCAAGTACCTCGACGAGCACGGAGTGGCCCGCAAGGACTACAACTCCTACGGCTCGCGTCGCGGCAACCACGAGGTGATGATCCGCGGAACCTTCGCGAACATCCGTCTGAAGAACCAGCTGCTCGACGGCGTGGAGGGCGGTTACACCCGCGATTTCACGCAGGAGGGCGGCCCGCAGTCGTTCATCTACGACGCGTCGATGAACTACCAGGCGGCCGGCATCCCGCTCGTCATCTTCGGCGGCAAGGAGTACGGCTCGGGTTCGTCGCGCGACTGGGCGGCGAAGGGTACCTCGCTGCTCGGCGTGAAGGCCGTGATCGTCGAGAGCTTCGAGCGCATCCACCGCTCGAACCTCATCGGCATGGGCGTGGTTCCGCTGCAGTTCCCGGCCGGCGAGAGCGTCGAGTCGCTCGGCCTCGACGGCACCGAGGTCGTCTCGATCTCCGGTATCGAGGAGCTGAACGAGGGCCGCACCCCGAAGACCGTGCACGTCGTCGCCGCCCCGAGCGAGAACTCGCCCGCGGGCAAGGAGACCGTCGAGTTCGACGCGGTCGTGCGCATCGATACGCCCGGTGAGGCCGACTACTACCGCAACGGCGGCATCCTGCAGTACGTGCTGCGCAGCCTGGTCTGA